A single Anopheles funestus chromosome 2RL, idAnoFuneDA-416_04, whole genome shotgun sequence DNA region contains:
- the LOC125765915 gene encoding uncharacterized protein LOC125765915 → MPAMANRCPPPSQSSPSVPATEPSTLFSHTISPPPSSLSGAGVAPQAAISRPQPVAVTSRTGTVVCGLIGKFECTRTDSADVKVTANSCRASDNALITYRGCPITGRSCPPYGTGETGDGVGAGRTIVTGNRNECSDKTTTTTMGVGGTGGRLGKCSGEMVNAEMDACVHRTRDRQRKTVVYSRLCLDDALLEDVGLLETDNTRKTANGATERRETGWTTGQAEVIRFPCVERLIELYANIIRQKEAEVQRFMSSIVRNGDKRRLDKAVPSSADGRWQCAAEGDGSHGSNLQQGDIRNEPSLPASVSLESLSRTKTLQATDTVGDDRMRTSSIQSIDEVVRAGRTKERSSPAQSDEGWRSSTQPSPYGSSDEEERPVPVEKETPADTMKNRDKVIRSSSSDSALGLDDDLSQQEQQQMIATVGKVRRLTLGVSDIPLRSALLPVPEPSTLPSLVTAVTTDHCPTVVRSKMILEAQLIELPLADSSEQSGQQQQLGCPPSNSVSRRESAQSYISDTGEGVRYVRTPSVVVSDYSDDTMCGITLEEIEYFRRHRLRRGSADCESDISAASSCSNLNYCGSSISALDGCEYQCGLRTPERKVSDCSTCSTVSCDEDEGYSVVRSKLASLSLPSDPVPEETEISPKSAIPPVISAPAIERLGNGVATTVDTSTETGDVRVCSKKKVGMNDKDKIDRIGRMHTIDKGFVV, encoded by the coding sequence ATGCCGGCAATGGCCAACAGGTGCCCACCACCATCACAATCGTCCCCCTCAGTACCAGCGACCGAACCATCAACATTGTTCTCGCACACAATCTCACCACCGCCGTCATCATTATCCGGTGCGGGAGTGGCACCACAGGCAGCAATCTCAAGGCCCCAACCGGTAGCGGTTACAAGCCGTACGGGTACGGTGGTTTGCGGCCTAATTGGAAAGTTTGAATGCACCAGAACCGACTCTGCTGACGTCAAAGTGACAGCAAACAGTTGTCGAGCGAGCGATAACGCGCTTATCACTTACAGGGGCTGTCCCATCACTGGCAGATCGTGCCCGCCGTACGGTACGGGCGAAACCGGAGACGGTGTCGGTGCGGGCCGGACGATTGTGACCGGTAACCGTAACGAATGTTCTGATaagaccaccaccaccacaatgGGCGTCGGTGGAACGGGCGGTCGGCTAGGGAAATGTTCCGGTGAAATGGTGAACGCAGAAATGGATGCCTGTGTACATAGAACCCGAGATCGTCAGCGAAAAACCGTCGTCTACAGTCGGCTTTGTTTGGACGATGCGTTGCTGGAAGATGTGGGACTGTTGGAAACGGACAACACCCGAAAGACGGCGAATGGAGCGACAGAACGGCGGGAGACCGGCTGGACGACGGGACAGGCGGAAGTGATCCGTTTTCCGTGCGTAGAACGACTGATCGAACTGTACGCAAACATCATCCGCCAGAAGGAGGCTGAAGTGCAAAGATTTATGAGCAGTATTGTAAGGAACGGTGATAAAAGACGATTAGATAAGGCCGTACCATCGTCGGCGGACGGCCGATGGCAATGTGCTGCGGAGGGGGATGGGTCGCACGGCAGCAATTTACAGCAAGGTGACATACGCAACGAACCCTCGCTACCTGCGTCAGTATCGCTGGAATCGTTGTCACGTACGAAGACGTTGCAGGCTACAGACACGGTTGGTGACGACCGCATGCGCACTAGTTCGATACAGTCCATCGACGAGGTGGTACGCGCAGGTCGCACGAAAGAACGCTCCAGCCCGGCCCAGTCGGACGAAGGTTGGCGCAGCAGCACCCAGCCCAGCCCGTACGGTTCAAGCGACGAAGAGGAACGTCCAGTGCCGGTAGAGAAAGAAACGCCGGCCGACACGATGAAGAATCGCGACAAGGTAATACGTTCGTCCAGCTCGGATTCCGCCCTCGGACTGGATGATGATCTCAGCCAGCAGGAACAGCAACAGATGATCGCAACCGTTGGCAAGGTGCGTCGACTTACGCTCGGTGTGTCGGATATACCGCTCCGTTCCGCTTTACTACCGGTACCGGAACCATCCACACTGCCCAGCTTGGTAACGGCGGTAACAACGGACCACTGTCCTACGGTGGTACGCAGCAAGATGATTCTGGAGGCGCAACTCATCGAATTACCGCTTGCCGACAGTAGCGAACAGTCgggccaacagcaacagctagGCTGTCCACCGAGCAACTCCGTCTCACGGCGTGAATCCGCCCAAAGCTACATCAGTGATACTGGTGAAGGTGTACGCTACGTCCGCACACCGTCCGTCGTCGTCTCGGACTATTCGGACGACACGATGTGTGGCATTACGCTGGAGGAAATTGAGTACTTCCGGCGGCACAGGTTGCGCCGTGGTTCGGCCGACTGTGAGTCGGACATTAGTGCGGCCTCATCGTGTAGCAATCTGAACTACTGTGGTTCGTCCATCAGTGCGCTGGATGGGTGCGAGTACCAGTGCGGACTGAGGACGCCCGAACGCAAGGTGTCCGATTGTTCCACCTGCTCCACGGTAAGCTGTGATGAGGACGAAGGTTACTCGGTGGTTCGCTCCAAGCTTGCCAGCCTTAGCCTTCCGTCAGACCCAGTTCCAGAGGAGACGGAAATTTCCCCAAAGTCAGCGATACCACCGGTTATCAGTGCGCCAGCGATCGAACGGTTGGGAAATGGCGTTGCAACGACAGTGGACACTTCTACCGAGACGGGAGACGTTCGGGTATGCAGCAAAAAGAAG